The window CAGAAACGCCCGCATATTGGATAATTGATTTTACTTTTTCAAGGTAGGCATATGCTTCGTCCGGTGTACGGATGTCTGGCTCAGATACGATTTCTACAAGTGGCGTACCTTGACGGTTTAAGTCTACTAAAGAATAGCCATCAGCGTGCGTTAATTTACCAGCATCTTCTTCCATATGAAGACGTGTAATACCGATTTTTTTCTTGTAACCTGGTTTGCCGTCTTTTGCTTCAATTTCAATTTCAACCCAACCATTTTTACCGATTGGTTTATCAAATTGTGAAATTTGGTAAGCTTTCGGATTATCCGGATAGAAGTAGTTTTTACGGTCGAACTTTGTTTCTTGTTCGATTTCCATGTTTAACGCTAAAGAAGCACGCATTGCATAGTCTACTACTTGCTTATTTAATACTGGTAAAACACCTGGGTAACCAAGGTCAATTACTGAAGTATTTGTGTTTGGCTCTGCGCCGAAGTGGTTAGGTGAAGCCGAGAAAATTTTAGATTTAGTTTTTAATTCAACGTGAATTTCTAAACCGATTACTGTTTCAAAGTTCATCTTATTTTACCTCCCATAATGCTGGAGTTTGTGTGTTGAAGTCTGTTTGTTGCTCATAAGCATAAGCTACACGGTAAATTGTTTCTTCATCGAAGTGTTTACCGATAATTTGTAAACCTAGTGGTAAACCATTTTCAAATCCACATGGTACAGAAATTGCTGGTACACCTGCTAAGTTAATAGGAATTGTTAAAATATCATTTGCGTACATTGTCATTGGATCTTCAATGTTTGCACCCACTTCGAACGCTGGTGTTGGCGCTGTAGGTCCAACAATTACATCGTAGTTTTCGAAAACCTTGTCGTAATCTGCTTTGATTAATGTACGTGCTTGTTGTGCTTTTTTGTAATACGCATCATACGTACCTGCTGATAATGAATAAGTACCAAGCATAATACGGCGTTTCACTTCATCGCCGAAACCTTCAGCGCGAGATTGTTTGTAAAGCTCTAATAAGTTTGTCGCATTTTCTGAACGGTAACCGTAACGAATACCATCGAAACGAGAAAGGTTAGAAGAAGCTTCTGATGATGAAAGAATATAATAAGCAGCTAATGCGTATTTAGAGTGAGGAAGTGAAACCTCTTCTACAGTCGCACCTTGTGCTTTTAATACTTCTAATGCATCTAATACAGATTTTTTCGCCGCTTCGCCAACGCCTTCACCTAAAAACTCTTTAGGTACCGCAATTTTTAAGCCTTTAATGTTGCCATCAAGTGCTGCTGCGTAGTTTGGTACTGGCACATCTGCAGAAGTAGAATCCATTTCATCCACACCTGAGATTGCTTCTAGTAATAATGCATTATCTGTTACATTACGTGTAATTGGTCCGATTTGATCTAATGAAGATGCAAATGCAACTAATCCAAAACGAGACACACGACCGTATGTAGGTTTCATCCCTACAACACCACAGTAAGCTGCCGGTTGACGGATTGAACCACCTGTATCTGAACCTAACGAGAATGGCACTTCGCCGGCTGCTACTGCTGCTGCAGATGCACCTGAAGATCCACCTGGTACGTGGTTAAGATTCCATGGGTTTTTTGTTGTTTTGTACGCTGAGTTTTCGTTTGAAGAACCCATTGCGAATTCGTCCATATTTAATTTACCGATTGTTACCATACCCGCATCGCGAAGTTTTTTTACGATTGTTGCATCGTAAATTGGCATGAAGCCTTCTAAAATTTTAGAAGCACAAGTCGTTTCTAAACCTTCTGTTACGATATTATCTTTAACCCCAATCGGCATACCGAAAAGTGGTCCGCGCTCCTCGAAAGGAACTTGATCTAGCTCTGCTGCACGAGCCGTTGCTTCTTCTTTATTTAAAGCTAAAAATGCTTGAACATCGCCGTCCAACTTTTCCACGCGGGCAAATGCTTCGCTTGTTAAGTCTGTAATTGTCAGTTCACGCGTTTTTAAAGCTTCTTGTAATTGTGCTGATGTGCGCTCAAATACTGTCATGTGACATGTCCCTCCTTAAATTATTCCATGATTGATGGTACTTTAATTTGACCAGCTTCTTGGTTCTTTACATTAAGCATTACTTTTTCAATTGATAAGCCTTCTTTAGCTACGTCTTCACGCATTACGTTTACAAGTGGTAAAACATGTGATGTTGGTTCTACGTTAGTTGTATCTAATTCATTTAGCTGCTCTGCAAAGTCTGTAATTTTGCCAAGTTGTTCAGCAAATTTCTCTGCATCCTCTTCTGTAATAGCAAGGCGAGCTAAGTGTGCTACGTGTTTTACTTCTTCTTTAGATATTTTTGCCATTTCCTACACCTCCAAATTCGAATTAACCATGCCAATAATCATACCATTTTTCCCTGTAAAAATCACAATTTTACCGAAAGTTTCAGCAAACAGCAGGAAGGTTTGGCCGTTTTTTGGAAAATTAAAGTAACCAATTATGTTTCGGCATAATTGCGTCCGGAATCCGCCGGGAGCTTAACTCCTTTCAGCGGGTGTTTGGACATCCGCTGAAAGAAGTTAAAGTGTTAACGTGTTTTTTTAGTCTATATAATGTGAAAAAACCATCATGTTGATCAAAAAAAATCAACATAATGGTTTGATGTTTTATATGTTTTAGTTATTCATAAATATGAATAATTGGCTCTTTTTCATTCGGCTCTTTTTTAATTAATACTTCTGGTCCATTTACTGAAGTAATGCTGATCGTAATTAATAAATCTTGCGGTAAATGAGTCAGCATTAACCCTGATAAATATTGTGTGAAGCCTGTAATTTCAGCTGTCCCATAAAATTGGATTGGGATTTCGATATCGAGTTTTTGTATTTCATTATCTTGATAAAAACCTGTTGCAAATACACTTGTGAAGTTCGAGAAATATTTATCGACATCTTGCTTAAAGTTTAGGAATTTCGTATTCATCTCACGGGTCACATCATCGGGTGTGGACATCGGGAATTTCACATATTTCTCATGAACATCTTCCCAATCCCCTAAAGCCGATTGGTTAGCATCAACTGAATTATATGCAAAATAAGTACCTGGAACAATTGAATTACGCTCTTCTTGCTTAAATAGCGCAATGACGATCGGTACATCAGCTAACTCTGAACGTGCTCTTAGTCGATTTATGACTTCCTGCGCGATTTTCTTCCCTTCTTTTTCTAACTCATTATCCGGGATTTTTTTCTCATAAAACTCTCCATATTTCTCTTTTTGATAGTAATAAACTGAATTTAATGCCAAACCAATGGAAATACCCGATAGCTTTACTTTATTATTGTCTGTTTTTGTTAAGTAATTTTGCTCCACTATATGGGCTAAGTACACGGGTGCTTCAGTTGCTTTAATCGTCGGGTCCATCTCTTGCCCTGTTGCCTCATCAATGCTCGAAGGATTTAGTCCCTGATTTTCAGGTCCTTCATCTTTTGTTTGATTTGGACGGGCTAGCCAATTTTTTAATGTGTCCTCGGATAAATATTGCCCCTCTTGAAAGAAGTAATTTTCGGTATCAAATTTATTTTGCGAAATGCGCATTAAACCTAATTCGGCTTCTTTCATATCATATTTTGTATAAATATTCGAAACAACTAATCCTCGGCTCGCACTTTCTTTATACGGGATCAATGTTTTATAGTAATTATCATTTATTTGCTTATTTGGGATAATGGTTGTCTCAACTTCTTCTGTTGAATCAGATTCCTGAGTGAGCTCTGTCTCTGGTGTAATCTTCGGTGCACACGCAGTAAGAAGCAAAGCTGCTACCATCGCCGGTAACCAGCGGTATTTTTTCATGAGAACGAGTCTCCTTTACTATTGTAATTGTTCTATTAGGCGGTTTTCATCCCAAATTTCAATGCCTAGACTTTGTGCTTTTTCTAGCTTTGAGCCGGCATCTTCTCCAACGATTACAAGATCTGTTTTCTTACTTACACTTCCTGCAATAATACCGCCTAACTGTTCTATTTTCGCCTTTGCATCATTACGTGTCAATTGTTGAAGTTTCCCTGTAAGAACAATCGTTTTTCCGGCAAATGGATTGGCACCGACCTCAACGACTACTTTTTTACCTGTATAATTCATATTGACATTGACATCTTTTAGACGACTTATTAATAGTTGAATTTGTTCATTTGCAAAGTAGGCAACGATGGATTCAGCCATTTTGTCACCAATTTCATGGATAGCGGTTAGTTGTTCTTCTGTTGCTTCCATTAATGGTTCAATCGTTTCAAAATGCTGTGCGAGAATTTTTGCTGCCTTTTCGCCCACATGACGAATGCCTAGACCAAATAATAGTTTCTCTAATGAATTCACCTTAGATTTTTCAATTGCCGCGATTAAATTGGTTGCTGATTTTTGCCCCATACGCTCAAGGTCAATCAGCATTTCAACTGTTAGTAAATAAAGGTCAGCCACATCCTTAATAGAGCCTTCACGTAATAGCTGCTCGACAACTTTTTCACCTAAGCCATCAATATTCATCGCGTTACGTGAAACAAAATGCTTCACACCTTCTGCAATTTGCGCAGGGCATAATGGATTAATACAACGTAATGCGACATCACTTTCAATTCGAACAACTTCCTCATCACATGCAGGACAATGGGTTGGCATCGTATATGGAATCGCATCTTCTGGGCGTTGTTCAAGCACGACGCCAACAATTTGCGGAATAATATCACCTGCTTTTCTTACAATTACAGTGTCATTAATGCGAATATCCTTTTCACGAATTAAATCCTCGTTATGAAGGGATGCACGACTCACTGTTGTTCCCGCAACAAGAACGGGTGTTAATAGCGCAGTTGGTGTAATAACGCCTGTACGCCCTACTGTCAGCTCGATATCTACAAGCTTTGTTACCACTTCTTCGGCAGGGAATTTATACGCAATTGCCCAACGTGGTGACTTTGCTGTAAAACCAAGCTCATCCTGTTGTGCAAATGAATTCACTTTAATAACGATTCCATCAATTTCATAAGGTAAATTAGGACGTGCTTCTGTCCACTTTTCTATAAACGCTAAAACCTCTTCAATTGTTGCACAGGCTTGTCTTTCTTTATTCGATGGGAAACCAAGACGCTCTAAATAATCGAGCATTTCACCATGACCATCAATACCATATGCCTCTCCATCGCCGCCAATCGAATAAATAAACGTTGATAAATTACGACTTGCTGCTATTTTCGGATCAAGCTGACGAAGAGAACCCGCTGCTGCATTACGTGGATTGGCAAACTGTTCTTCCTCTTTTTCACGACGCATTTCATTGAGCTTTTCAAATGATTTTTTTGGCATATACGCTTCACCACGTACTTCAATCGTTAATGGTTCTTTTAAGCGTAGTGGAATGGCACGAATCGTCTTTAAGTTCATCGTAATATCCTCACCAACAGATCCGTCACCACGTGTTGCGCCTTGCATAAATACACCGTTTTCATAGCGTAATGAAATGGCTAGACCATCGATTTTAAGCTCACATACATATGAAAAAGCGTCTCCAATTGCTTGGCGTATTTTCCGGTCAAAATCACGTAAATCCCCTTCATTAAACGCATTCGAAAGACTGAGCATCGCTGTTTGATGCGTTACTTTTTGGAAGCCTTCAACAACCGCTCCACCGACACGTTGCGTTGGAGAATCGGAATAAATGAATTGTGGATTCGCTTCTTCTAGTGCAATTAATTCGTGCAACAGCTGATCGTAAACACTATCTGCCACTAAAGGCTTGTCTTGTACATAATACGCAAAGCCATACTCATGAAGAAGCTGATTGAGCTCAGCTATTCTTTGTTCAATTTCATGCATTTTTATTTCCTCCTAAGCTTTTTGGATCGGTGCGAATTTTGCTAATAAGCGTTTAATACCTGTAGGTGCTGGGAATGCAATATCCAACTCCATTCCGTCTCCTTCACCTTTCACACTAACGACCATGCCAATACCCCATTTTCCATGGGCGGCTTTATCTCCAATTTTCCATTCAAATTGACTGCCACCTGTGTTTGCAAGACGGGAAGTCTGCGCTGCTGGACTTTGAACAGCACCTAATGAACGCTTCGTCGTCGCACG is drawn from Solibacillus sp. R5-41 and contains these coding sequences:
- the gatC gene encoding Asp-tRNA(Asn)/Glu-tRNA(Gln) amidotransferase subunit GatC — translated: MAKISKEEVKHVAHLARLAITEEDAEKFAEQLGKITDFAEQLNELDTTNVEPTSHVLPLVNVMREDVAKEGLSIEKVMLNVKNQEAGQIKVPSIME
- the gatA gene encoding Asp-tRNA(Asn)/Glu-tRNA(Gln) amidotransferase subunit GatA, which codes for MTVFERTSAQLQEALKTRELTITDLTSEAFARVEKLDGDVQAFLALNKEEATARAAELDQVPFEERGPLFGMPIGVKDNIVTEGLETTCASKILEGFMPIYDATIVKKLRDAGMVTIGKLNMDEFAMGSSNENSAYKTTKNPWNLNHVPGGSSGASAAAVAAGEVPFSLGSDTGGSIRQPAAYCGVVGMKPTYGRVSRFGLVAFASSLDQIGPITRNVTDNALLLEAISGVDEMDSTSADVPVPNYAAALDGNIKGLKIAVPKEFLGEGVGEAAKKSVLDALEVLKAQGATVEEVSLPHSKYALAAYYILSSSEASSNLSRFDGIRYGYRSENATNLLELYKQSRAEGFGDEVKRRIMLGTYSLSAGTYDAYYKKAQQARTLIKADYDKVFENYDVIVGPTAPTPAFEVGANIEDPMTMYANDILTIPINLAGVPAISVPCGFENGLPLGLQIIGKHFDEETIYRVAYAYEQQTDFNTQTPALWEVK
- a CDS encoding CamS family sex pheromone protein; protein product: MKKYRWLPAMVAALLLTACAPKITPETELTQESDSTEEVETTIIPNKQINDNYYKTLIPYKESASRGLVVSNIYTKYDMKEAELGLMRISQNKFDTENYFFQEGQYLSEDTLKNWLARPNQTKDEGPENQGLNPSSIDEATGQEMDPTIKATEAPVYLAHIVEQNYLTKTDNNKVKLSGISIGLALNSVYYYQKEKYGEFYEKKIPDNELEKEGKKIAQEVINRLRARSELADVPIVIALFKQEERNSIVPGTYFAYNSVDANQSALGDWEDVHEKYVKFPMSTPDDVTREMNTKFLNFKQDVDKYFSNFTSVFATGFYQDNEIQKLDIEIPIQFYGTAEITGFTQYLSGLMLTHLPQDLLITISITSVNGPEVLIKKEPNEKEPIIHIYE
- the ligA gene encoding NAD-dependent DNA ligase LigA — its product is MHEIEQRIAELNQLLHEYGFAYYVQDKPLVADSVYDQLLHELIALEEANPQFIYSDSPTQRVGGAVVEGFQKVTHQTAMLSLSNAFNEGDLRDFDRKIRQAIGDAFSYVCELKIDGLAISLRYENGVFMQGATRGDGSVGEDITMNLKTIRAIPLRLKEPLTIEVRGEAYMPKKSFEKLNEMRREKEEEQFANPRNAAAGSLRQLDPKIAASRNLSTFIYSIGGDGEAYGIDGHGEMLDYLERLGFPSNKERQACATIEEVLAFIEKWTEARPNLPYEIDGIVIKVNSFAQQDELGFTAKSPRWAIAYKFPAEEVVTKLVDIELTVGRTGVITPTALLTPVLVAGTTVSRASLHNEDLIREKDIRINDTVIVRKAGDIIPQIVGVVLEQRPEDAIPYTMPTHCPACDEEVVRIESDVALRCINPLCPAQIAEGVKHFVSRNAMNIDGLGEKVVEQLLREGSIKDVADLYLLTVEMLIDLERMGQKSATNLIAAIEKSKVNSLEKLLFGLGIRHVGEKAAKILAQHFETIEPLMEATEEQLTAIHEIGDKMAESIVAYFANEQIQLLISRLKDVNVNMNYTGKKVVVEVGANPFAGKTIVLTGKLQQLTRNDAKAKIEQLGGIIAGSVSKKTDLVIVGEDAGSKLEKAQSLGIEIWDENRLIEQLQ